Proteins co-encoded in one Cytophaga hutchinsonii ATCC 33406 genomic window:
- a CDS encoding HAD-IC family P-type ATPase: MGNTTLLEQVQAVVPDALSVQAVEEQKSGKTVSYIAVDAQVLGCVVISDAIKATSKQAIADLRANGIEVIMLTGDNKNTAQAVAGELQLTDFKAECLPEDKLNRIKELQAKGKIVAMAGDGINDSPALAQANVGIAMGTGTDVAIESAAITLVKGDLHGILKAKKLSHAVMKNIKQNLFFAFIYNTLGIPVAAGILFPAFGMLLSPMLAATAMSLSSVSVIVNALRLKRVSLN, from the coding sequence CTGGGAAATACAACCTTGCTGGAGCAGGTACAGGCAGTTGTTCCCGACGCATTATCTGTGCAAGCTGTCGAAGAACAGAAATCCGGCAAGACTGTTTCGTACATAGCTGTTGATGCACAGGTATTGGGGTGCGTAGTCATTTCAGATGCAATAAAAGCAACCAGCAAACAGGCCATTGCCGATTTACGTGCCAATGGTATTGAGGTAATCATGCTTACGGGAGACAATAAAAATACAGCCCAAGCAGTTGCCGGCGAATTACAGCTGACGGATTTTAAAGCAGAATGTTTACCGGAAGATAAATTGAACCGGATAAAAGAATTACAGGCCAAAGGGAAAATTGTTGCTATGGCCGGAGATGGCATTAATGATTCGCCTGCGCTGGCTCAGGCAAACGTTGGTATTGCAATGGGCACAGGTACAGATGTTGCAATCGAAAGTGCTGCGATCACATTGGTAAAAGGTGATCTGCACGGAATTTTAAAAGCAAAAAAATTAAGTCATGCTGTTATGAAAAATATTAAACAGAATTTATTCTTTGCATTTATATACAATACCCTTGGTATTCCGGTTGCTGCCGGGATATTATTTCCTGCTTTCGGCATGCTGTTATCGCCGATGCTTGCAGCTACTGCTATGAGTCTAAGTTCGGTTTCGGTAATTGTAAATGCACTTAGATTAAAACGCGTTTCCTTAAATTAA
- a CDS encoding heavy-metal-associated domain-containing protein — protein sequence MKTIIFSIVFVCAGFIQTAFATKNHYETATFKVSGMCEMCKNRIETALKANTAVQSATWDADTKVVTVVYNPHAATVDQLQQLVADAGHDTEKIKATDAAYKALPKCCQFNNADKNCCAKKCCKKKACVKDCCTAECTTDKACTKDCCQAACCK from the coding sequence ATGAAAACGATTATTTTCTCAATAGTATTTGTATGTGCAGGCTTTATACAGACTGCATTTGCAACAAAAAATCACTATGAAACGGCTACTTTTAAAGTAAGCGGTATGTGTGAAATGTGCAAGAACAGAATTGAAACTGCTCTTAAAGCAAACACAGCCGTGCAAAGCGCCACCTGGGATGCAGACACAAAAGTAGTAACAGTAGTATATAATCCGCATGCTGCTACGGTTGACCAATTGCAACAGCTTGTTGCAGATGCAGGGCATGATACAGAAAAAATAAAAGCGACAGACGCTGCTTATAAAGCATTGCCAAAATGCTGCCAGTTTAACAATGCTGATAAAAATTGCTGCGCGAAAAAATGCTGTAAAAAGAAAGCATGTGTAAAAGATTGCTGCACAGCTGAATGTACTACAGATAAAGCCTGCACAAAAGATTGCTGCCAGGCTGCATGCTGCAAGTAA
- a CDS encoding heavy-metal-associated domain-containing protein, with the protein MKTLHFKTDVNCSSCIATVSPELEFKDKIQDWSIDITNPDNILTITTDYTEAEVKEILEKVGHKAEPVPA; encoded by the coding sequence ATGAAAACATTACATTTCAAAACAGATGTTAACTGTTCAAGTTGCATTGCAACTGTAAGTCCGGAGCTGGAGTTTAAAGATAAAATTCAGGATTGGAGTATTGATATCACAAACCCGGATAATATTTTAACCATTACGACTGATTACACTGAAGCTGAAGTTAAAGAAATCCTGGAAAAAGTAGGTCACAAAGCCGAACCTGTGCCTGCATAA
- the metE gene encoding 5-methyltetrahydropteroyltriglutamate--homocysteine S-methyltransferase, with protein MIAHNLGYPRIGDNRELKKACEQYWSGAITQQKLQDVAKAIRTNNWLTQKDAGLDLIPCNDFSFYDQVLDMSFMLGLIPERFSSLLQKKDLTELDIYFAMARGYQKDGYDITAMEMTKWFDTNYHYIVPEFRKDQKFSPISEKAIREYTEAKVVIGKAAKPVLLGPVSYLLAGKEKEAGFNRIELIENLLPVYTKLLATLQQNGAEWIQLDEPFLVMDLTVQERKTYETTYTALRNLFPSLKFIVATYFECTGTNIDIAAKLPVDALHLDLVRCPSQLSDILTPAFISSNTMLSLGVVDGRNVWKNDFSTSSTFITKAIAALGKERVMIAPSCSLLHVPCDLDNEKNGNVLTPEIKNWMAFAKQKLHEVAALKKLNRAPMQSEELRLLKANTESIENRAKSKLIHKQHVKARVKAVQPSDSQRKSLFKSRQQIQEKALQLPLMPTTTIGSFPQTDEVRANRAKYKKGDITLAQYEDFVKTEMTKAIEWQEKIGIDVLVHGEFERNDMVEYFGEQLKGYVFSENGWVQSYGSRCVKPPIIYGDIERTEPMTVAWTTLAQSLTKKYMKGMLTGPVTILQWSFVRDDQPRRDTCMQIAFAIRDEVVDLEAAGIKIIQIDEPAIREGLPLRRENWETYLNWAVECFRISASGVKDETQIHTHMCYSEFNDIIKNIAAMDADVITIETSRSQMELLDAFVDFNYPNEIGPGVYDIHSPRIPTTDEMADLLNKAMHVLPVRNIWVNPDCGLKTRRWPETEAALINMVAAAQKIRKEITTVV; from the coding sequence ATGATAGCACACAATTTAGGTTACCCGCGTATCGGTGATAACCGCGAACTTAAAAAAGCATGCGAACAATACTGGTCGGGTGCCATTACACAGCAGAAGCTGCAGGACGTTGCGAAAGCAATCCGTACCAACAACTGGCTTACACAAAAAGATGCCGGCCTTGATCTGATTCCCTGCAACGATTTTTCTTTCTACGATCAGGTACTGGATATGTCTTTTATGCTTGGCCTGATACCGGAACGTTTTTCTTCGTTATTACAAAAAAAAGATCTTACCGAGCTGGATATTTATTTTGCTATGGCACGCGGATACCAGAAAGACGGCTATGATATCACTGCTATGGAAATGACAAAGTGGTTTGATACCAATTACCATTACATCGTACCCGAGTTTCGAAAGGATCAGAAATTTTCACCCATTTCTGAAAAAGCGATCCGTGAATACACCGAAGCAAAAGTTGTTATAGGAAAAGCTGCAAAGCCGGTATTATTAGGCCCTGTAAGTTATCTGCTTGCCGGAAAAGAAAAAGAAGCCGGCTTCAACCGCATTGAATTAATTGAAAATTTATTACCTGTGTATACAAAGCTTCTTGCTACGCTGCAGCAGAACGGTGCAGAATGGATTCAGCTGGATGAACCCTTCTTAGTGATGGATCTTACTGTGCAGGAACGCAAAACATACGAAACAACCTATACCGCGTTACGCAATTTATTCCCGTCTTTAAAATTTATTGTTGCTACGTATTTTGAATGCACAGGAACCAATATTGATATAGCTGCCAAACTTCCGGTAGATGCCTTACACCTGGATCTGGTTCGTTGTCCGTCTCAGTTAAGCGATATTCTTACACCGGCTTTCATTTCATCAAACACCATGCTTTCACTTGGTGTTGTTGATGGCCGCAATGTATGGAAAAATGATTTCTCAACATCAAGTACATTCATTACCAAAGCTATTGCTGCATTGGGTAAAGAGCGCGTAATGATTGCCCCTTCCTGCTCACTGCTGCACGTACCGTGCGACCTGGACAATGAAAAAAATGGAAATGTATTAACGCCGGAAATTAAAAACTGGATGGCATTTGCCAAACAGAAACTGCATGAAGTTGCTGCACTGAAAAAACTGAATCGTGCGCCGATGCAATCGGAAGAGTTACGGTTACTGAAAGCAAATACAGAATCGATTGAAAATAGAGCCAAATCTAAACTCATTCATAAACAACATGTAAAGGCACGAGTGAAAGCAGTACAGCCGTCAGACTCACAACGTAAGAGTTTATTTAAATCCCGTCAGCAGATTCAGGAAAAAGCCTTGCAGCTACCCTTAATGCCGACAACAACAATCGGTTCTTTTCCGCAGACAGATGAAGTACGTGCAAACCGCGCTAAATATAAAAAAGGCGATATCACATTAGCTCAATACGAAGACTTTGTAAAAACCGAAATGACAAAGGCAATTGAGTGGCAGGAAAAAATTGGCATTGATGTATTGGTGCATGGTGAGTTTGAGCGCAACGACATGGTTGAATATTTTGGTGAACAATTAAAAGGATATGTATTCTCTGAAAACGGCTGGGTACAAAGCTATGGTTCGCGTTGTGTAAAACCGCCTATTATTTATGGCGACATTGAACGTACAGAACCAATGACCGTTGCCTGGACAACACTTGCCCAATCGCTTACAAAAAAATACATGAAAGGCATGCTTACCGGTCCGGTAACAATTTTACAATGGTCGTTTGTACGCGATGACCAGCCACGCAGAGATACCTGTATGCAGATTGCTTTTGCTATCCGCGATGAAGTTGTAGATCTGGAAGCCGCCGGCATTAAGATTATACAGATCGATGAACCTGCGATCCGTGAAGGGTTGCCGTTGCGGAGAGAGAATTGGGAAACATATTTAAACTGGGCGGTAGAATGTTTCCGTATTTCCGCATCGGGTGTGAAAGATGAAACACAGATTCATACACATATGTGTTATTCAGAATTCAATGATATCATAAAAAATATTGCTGCCATGGATGCGGATGTGATTACGATTGAAACATCCCGTTCACAAATGGAATTACTCGACGCCTTTGTGGACTTCAATTATCCGAATGAGATCGGGCCCGGTGTATACGACATCCACAGCCCGCGGATACCAACAACCGATGAAATGGCAGACCTGTTAAACAAAGCCATGCATGTGCTTCCGGTACGCAACATCTGGGTAAATCCTGATTGCGGATTAAAAACACGCAGATGGCCTGAAACAGAAGCAGCATTGATTAACATGGTAGCTGCCGCTCAAAAGATCCGTAAAGAGATCACGACGGTAGTTTAA
- a CDS encoding helix-turn-helix domain-containing protein: MNKEILHIKNMVCPRCIASVEDILHELNYSVEQVLLGEAVLNETLSVNQLAVLKDKLLKQGFELLEDKKDKIVEAVKTHVIQLVKNPDKHSSTKLSTYLSKELGYDYSHISSLFTASQHITIEKYVILQKIEYVKELLSYNELTVSEISDTLNYSSVAALSAQFKSITGITPSKFKSSDQARKSLDNLIP, encoded by the coding sequence ATGAATAAAGAAATTCTGCACATTAAAAATATGGTCTGCCCGCGATGTATTGCATCGGTAGAAGATATTCTGCATGAATTAAATTATTCTGTTGAGCAGGTTCTACTGGGCGAAGCTGTATTAAATGAAACCTTATCGGTCAATCAGCTTGCTGTATTAAAAGACAAATTATTAAAGCAGGGATTTGAATTACTTGAAGATAAAAAAGACAAAATAGTTGAAGCAGTTAAAACGCACGTCATTCAGCTGGTAAAAAATCCGGACAAGCATTCTTCCACAAAATTATCTACCTATTTATCTAAAGAACTTGGCTATGATTATTCTCACATCAGTTCACTTTTTACAGCCAGTCAGCACATCACGATTGAAAAATATGTGATTCTTCAGAAAATAGAATACGTAAAAGAATTACTTTCTTACAATGAGTTAACTGTTTCAGAAATTTCCGATACATTAAATTACAGCAGTGTTGCAGCACTTTCTGCCCAGTTTAAAAGTATTACCGGAATTACACCTTCTAAATTTAAATCAAGTGATCAGGCAAGAAAATCACTGGATAATTTAATTCCATGA
- a CDS encoding putative sensor domain DACNV-containing protein has product MKSESTYKAARIVAESVETIFSNHLEKAIQLGEKNLASVPTASTIESFIDVGFWTSLRHEEGRSPRISLAYLKPEQAGTPIIFAQPIPFTPKTLTKLSPGYERAGIHLGLWHDADNALYVWGATLTLPNCCFVLDISEAGQVVIKHRRIDGFGKFSNIAVLAGDEIKIVDEQNSTNGSCPKIISSLLDFASVTSRNDTVNVTLQLAVSMRAHKRGGTLLIVPSQTKEWRESISHPLHYAIKPAFSGLADLIKKNEIDNSIPNWQALLAKEVDIIGGLTAIDGATIINDEYKLLAFGEKIVQRVGQPIIEKVIETEPIKENTANVVFPSKTGGTRHLSAAQFVQDQNNAIALVASQDGRFTVFAWSPKDQMVQAHRIDSLLL; this is encoded by the coding sequence ATGAAAAGTGAATCAACGTATAAAGCAGCCCGTATTGTAGCGGAATCTGTAGAAACAATTTTTTCAAACCACCTGGAGAAAGCAATACAGCTAGGCGAAAAGAATTTAGCCTCTGTACCGACTGCTTCTACCATAGAATCATTTATCGATGTCGGTTTCTGGACGAGCCTGCGTCATGAAGAAGGCCGTTCACCTCGAATATCGTTAGCATATCTTAAACCCGAACAGGCAGGCACTCCGATCATATTTGCACAGCCCATTCCGTTTACCCCAAAAACATTAACCAAACTTTCTCCCGGCTACGAGCGCGCAGGTATTCATCTTGGTTTGTGGCACGATGCGGATAATGCACTCTACGTTTGGGGTGCTACGCTTACCTTACCCAACTGTTGTTTTGTACTGGACATTTCTGAAGCAGGCCAGGTTGTAATTAAACACAGACGTATAGATGGCTTTGGTAAATTTTCAAACATAGCTGTTTTAGCTGGCGACGAAATTAAAATTGTAGACGAACAGAATTCTACAAATGGTTCCTGTCCGAAAATCATCAGTTCGCTGCTTGATTTTGCATCCGTAACATCACGTAACGATACGGTAAATGTTACGCTTCAGCTTGCTGTGTCCATGCGGGCACACAAACGCGGCGGTACATTATTGATTGTACCTTCGCAAACCAAAGAGTGGCGCGAATCAATCAGTCATCCGTTGCATTATGCGATCAAGCCAGCCTTCTCAGGTCTGGCCGATTTAATTAAGAAAAATGAAATAGATAATTCAATTCCCAACTGGCAGGCGTTACTTGCTAAAGAAGTTGATATTATCGGCGGACTAACTGCGATTGATGGTGCAACGATCATTAATGATGAATATAAATTATTGGCCTTTGGTGAAAAAATTGTTCAGCGTGTCGGTCAGCCAATTATAGAGAAAGTTATTGAAACAGAACCCATAAAAGAAAACACTGCAAATGTAGTGTTCCCTTCTAAAACTGGCGGTACACGGCATTTATCCGCAGCTCAGTTTGTGCAGGACCAAAACAATGCCATTGCACTGGTGGCTTCTCAGGACGGACGTTTTACCGTTTTTGCCTGGTCACCTAAAGATCAAATGGTACAGGCGCATCGTATTGATTCGTTATTATTATAA
- a CDS encoding heavy metal translocating P-type ATPase translates to MTHTYSVTGMSCSGCKARVEKALSSLPEVTAVIADVQKAEAVIEMSAHIPLEKLQETLNSAGLHYTLAVRESVSNNHAHTHVPKIPVKPGNGIYYCPMHCEGDKTYDKPGDCPVCGMDLVEQPRLVSQQQYTCSMHPGVIKDAPGSCPVCGMDLIPLAPDESTEDKAYKDLAQKMKIALVFTVPVFIISMSDMFHNNPLSNVLSSQQCNWIQFILTLPVVFYTGWVFFVRAWKSFITWNLNMFSLIGIGTGVAFLFSITGLLLPDTFPDAFKTAHGTVHLYFESVAVILTLVLLGQLLEARAHSQTSGAIKQLLKMTPSEAILIQNGTDKVVSINNIAVGNLLRVKPGDKIPVDGIIKEGNSTIDESMITGEPIPVDKQQGDAVRAGTINGKKSFVMEAQKVGADTLLSQIIQMVQTASRSRAPIQKLADVIATYFVPTVILIAVSTFVLWAIWGPEPAYVYGFLNAVAVLIIACPCALGLATPMSVMVGIGKGAQAGILIKNAEALELMNKVNVLITDKTGTITEGKPSVYKLIVTPGNEEHELLQKIASLNQYSEHPLAAAIMEYAKAKNISLYDVHDFESLTGKGVAGTVD, encoded by the coding sequence ATGACACATACATACAGTGTAACAGGCATGTCTTGTTCTGGTTGTAAAGCCAGGGTAGAAAAGGCATTGAGCAGCTTACCTGAAGTAACTGCCGTAATAGCTGATGTTCAAAAAGCAGAAGCAGTAATAGAAATGTCTGCGCACATTCCACTGGAAAAATTACAGGAAACATTAAACAGCGCCGGCCTTCATTATACACTAGCAGTACGTGAGTCAGTCAGCAACAATCATGCGCATACACATGTACCAAAAATTCCTGTAAAACCTGGCAATGGAATTTACTATTGCCCGATGCATTGTGAAGGCGATAAAACATACGACAAACCCGGGGATTGTCCGGTATGCGGTATGGATCTGGTTGAACAGCCGCGCTTGGTTTCGCAGCAGCAGTACACCTGTTCTATGCATCCCGGCGTAATAAAAGATGCCCCTGGTTCTTGCCCTGTCTGCGGCATGGATCTGATTCCGCTGGCACCAGATGAAAGCACAGAAGATAAAGCATATAAGGATCTTGCTCAGAAAATGAAAATAGCGCTTGTGTTTACAGTGCCGGTTTTTATTATCTCTATGAGTGATATGTTTCATAACAACCCATTGTCAAACGTGTTAAGTTCACAGCAATGCAACTGGATACAATTTATTTTAACACTGCCCGTGGTTTTTTATACCGGCTGGGTATTTTTTGTACGTGCCTGGAAATCTTTTATTACATGGAATTTAAATATGTTCAGCCTGATTGGCATTGGCACAGGTGTTGCGTTTTTATTCAGCATTACGGGATTGCTCTTACCGGATACTTTTCCGGATGCATTTAAAACAGCCCATGGAACGGTACATTTATATTTTGAATCCGTTGCAGTTATTTTAACACTGGTATTACTGGGTCAGCTCCTCGAAGCCCGTGCCCACAGCCAGACAAGCGGTGCTATCAAACAGCTGCTGAAGATGACTCCATCAGAAGCGATCCTGATTCAGAATGGCACAGACAAAGTTGTTTCTATCAACAACATTGCTGTTGGTAATTTATTGCGTGTTAAGCCTGGCGATAAAATTCCGGTTGACGGCATAATCAAAGAAGGCAACAGTACCATTGATGAATCCATGATTACCGGCGAGCCTATTCCGGTTGATAAGCAGCAAGGGGATGCCGTACGTGCCGGTACCATCAATGGAAAAAAATCTTTTGTGATGGAAGCACAGAAAGTCGGCGCTGATACGTTGCTCTCCCAAATCATTCAAATGGTTCAGACAGCAAGCCGTTCACGTGCACCTATTCAGAAACTAGCCGATGTAATTGCAACGTATTTTGTACCAACAGTTATTCTGATTGCCGTAAGTACCTTTGTACTCTGGGCCATATGGGGGCCTGAGCCTGCTTATGTATATGGATTTTTAAATGCTGTTGCAGTACTCATCATTGCGTGCCCCTGTGCGTTGGGTTTAGCAACGCCCATGTCTGTTATGGTGGGCATAGGCAAAGGTGCACAGGCAGGTATATTAATTAAAAATGCAGAAGCTTTGGAATTGATGAACAAAGTGAATGTTCTTATTACCGATAAAACAGGAACGATCACCGAAGGAAAACCTTCTGTTTATAAACTCATTGTTACGCCTGGAAATGAAGAGCATGAACTGCTCCAAAAAATTGCTTCTTTAAATCAATACAGCGAACACCCGTTGGCAGCCGCAATAATGGAGTATGCGAAGGCAAAAAATATTTCTCTGTATGATGTACATGATTTTGAATCACTCACAGGAAAAGGTGTTGCAGGAACGGTTGACTGA
- a CDS encoding HYC_CC_PP family protein — MKKFISILCILLLLIATSNLAVNIHFCGGAVSSIDFFGKSTGCGSCETKGSSINAESCCKNIAAIIHTDDTTTSGFSFQTAQQSAIALPVTFTYTSQISYASEILTGSVTCNAPPHLSAQPYYILYRSLII; from the coding sequence ATGAAAAAATTCATTTCCATACTATGTATTCTATTGCTGCTGATTGCTACAAGCAACCTGGCGGTAAATATACATTTTTGCGGAGGTGCCGTTTCTTCTATTGATTTTTTTGGAAAAAGTACTGGTTGCGGATCTTGCGAAACAAAAGGTTCTTCGATTAATGCTGAATCCTGCTGTAAAAATATAGCAGCAATCATTCATACAGACGACACTACAACTTCTGGTTTTTCTTTTCAGACAGCACAGCAATCTGCTATTGCACTCCCGGTTACATTTACCTATACATCTCAGATCTCTTATGCTTCTGAAATTTTAACAGGATCTGTTACCTGTAATGCACCTCCTCACCTTTCTGCACAGCCTTATTATATATTGTACAGAAGCCTGATCATTTGA
- a CDS encoding YnfA family protein, protein MGNLFYFILAAFCEISGCYLFWLHFRSDKPALLLLPAAACLLVFAYLLTKIDTATAGRAYAVYGGIYIVCSLAWMYGIEKFSPDIWDYIGVGICLIGASVILFAPR, encoded by the coding sequence ATGGGAAACCTGTTCTATTTTATTCTTGCTGCTTTCTGTGAAATTTCGGGCTGCTATTTATTCTGGCTCCATTTCAGATCGGACAAACCTGCGTTACTCTTACTGCCAGCTGCAGCATGCTTATTGGTCTTTGCGTATCTGCTCACTAAAATAGACACCGCAACAGCCGGAAGAGCGTATGCAGTATACGGCGGTATTTATATTGTCTGTTCCTTAGCGTGGATGTATGGTATCGAAAAGTTTTCACCCGACATCTGGGATTACATTGGCGTAGGCATTTGCCTGATCGGTGCATCGGTTATTTTATTTGCACCCAGATAA
- a CDS encoding oxidoreductase — MKKVWFITGCSTGFGRALASHVLSIGQQVVVTARKISDISDLIIGHESDVLALSLDVTKPDEIKNAVHKAIDRFGRIDVLVNNAGIGYFGAVEESEDEAVRKMFEINFFGLANMTKAVLPVMRKQRSGHVINISSVGGLVAFPALGYYNASKFAVDGLSESLAKEVAHLGIHVTIVAPSGFRTDWAGRSAENSKIVIDDYAESAGANKSFIRGYSGNQPGDPKRAAQAIVKAVESKEPPLRLLLGAAALKGATAKLDVLKKDYDAWADTTVWADHPKE, encoded by the coding sequence ATGAAAAAAGTTTGGTTCATCACAGGTTGCTCCACTGGCTTTGGCCGTGCGCTTGCCAGCCATGTATTAAGTATCGGCCAGCAAGTTGTTGTTACCGCACGTAAGATTTCTGATATCAGCGATCTTATTATTGGACATGAATCCGATGTATTGGCGCTTTCGCTGGATGTAACAAAGCCGGATGAAATTAAGAATGCGGTTCATAAAGCAATTGACCGTTTCGGACGGATTGATGTATTGGTAAACAACGCAGGTATCGGTTATTTTGGTGCTGTGGAAGAAAGTGAAGATGAAGCCGTAAGAAAAATGTTTGAAATAAATTTCTTTGGTTTAGCCAACATGACCAAAGCCGTTTTACCGGTCATGCGCAAACAGCGCAGCGGACATGTGATCAATATTTCTTCTGTCGGCGGCCTGGTGGCATTTCCGGCTTTAGGTTATTACAATGCAAGTAAGTTTGCCGTAGATGGTTTGTCTGAATCGTTAGCCAAGGAAGTTGCGCACCTGGGTATTCATGTAACCATTGTTGCGCCAAGCGGCTTCCGTACAGATTGGGCGGGTCGTTCTGCAGAGAATAGTAAAATTGTTATTGATGATTATGCTGAAAGTGCGGGTGCAAACAAATCTTTTATACGCGGATACAGCGGCAATCAACCAGGCGACCCGAAACGTGCGGCACAGGCTATTGTAAAAGCAGTGGAATCAAAAGAACCGCCACTACGTTTATTACTTGGTGCAGCGGCGCTTAAAGGTGCAACAGCAAAACTGGATGTATTGAAAAAAGATTATGATGCCTGGGCTGATACAACTGTATGGGCAGATCATCCAAAAGAATAA
- a CDS encoding zinc-dependent peptidase, with protein MLILLQILLQQQQYPGVAPDQKTSPWWFIGTVIVIVSAIIINQCIIYEIHLSKIFRYLLPLSSSRCAILEERFYYYNRLSKDDQRAFRKRVHHFLVNKKFTSEDSIEITEEMKVMIAAAATLIMFHLEAYYLSHFDAIHISNNELESLQHMHKAKEVEIPWDDFRAGFDSFHDGYNPGLKILAMAFTLEHQLNNLSSKMFRFNRYYDLMQLYKNEAEKYIASGKSKYKEYSEVDRNEYFAVAVEYFFERPGHFYANQPAMYIALTKVLRQDPLGMYTYKRK; from the coding sequence ATGTTAATACTCTTACAAATTCTTTTACAACAGCAGCAATATCCGGGTGTGGCGCCGGATCAGAAAACAAGCCCGTGGTGGTTTATCGGAACGGTTATCGTAATTGTTTCAGCCATCATAATCAATCAGTGTATTATTTACGAAATTCATTTATCGAAAATATTCCGGTATTTATTGCCCTTAAGCAGTTCCAGATGCGCCATTCTTGAAGAACGGTTTTATTATTATAACCGCTTATCAAAGGATGATCAAAGAGCATTCAGAAAACGTGTGCATCATTTTTTAGTGAATAAAAAATTCACTTCAGAAGATTCCATTGAAATAACAGAAGAAATGAAAGTAATGATTGCAGCTGCTGCAACATTGATCATGTTCCACCTGGAAGCATATTACTTGTCACATTTTGATGCCATACATATTTCAAACAACGAGCTGGAATCGCTTCAGCATATGCATAAGGCAAAAGAAGTTGAAATTCCCTGGGATGATTTTCGTGCTGGTTTTGATTCTTTTCACGATGGGTATAATCCGGGTTTGAAAATTTTAGCTATGGCTTTTACACTGGAACATCAGTTAAATAACCTTTCATCTAAAATGTTTCGATTCAACCGGTATTATGATTTGATGCAGTTATATAAAAACGAAGCTGAAAAATATATAGCAAGCGGCAAATCAAAATACAAGGAATATAGTGAAGTAGATCGGAATGAATATTTTGCAGTTGCTGTAGAATATTTTTTCGAACGGCCGGGACATTTTTATGCAAACCAGCCTGCCATGTATATTGCATTGACAAAGGTATTGCGGCAGGATCCATTAGGTATGTATACGTATAAAAGAAAGTAA
- a CDS encoding NAD-dependent epimerase/dehydratase family protein, translating into MKIKAIITGATGMVGEGVMHECLLNPDVEEVLIINRKPSGFTHAKLKEIIHTDFFNLAPVEQQLAGYNACYFCLGVSSIGMNEADYTKMTYTLTMHVAETLSRLNKDMTFCYVSGASTDSTEKGKSMWARVKGKTENDLTRLPFKDVYNFRPGYMQPTPGLKNTQKYYTYMSWMYPFLKLVFKNYVSTLKDVGLAMIRVTLFGHNKQVLEVPDIKALAKKTQFV; encoded by the coding sequence ATGAAAATAAAAGCTATAATCACCGGCGCTACGGGTATGGTAGGTGAAGGCGTTATGCACGAATGCCTGCTGAATCCGGATGTGGAAGAAGTACTTATCATCAACCGCAAACCTTCCGGCTTTACACATGCTAAATTAAAAGAAATCATTCACACCGATTTCTTTAACCTAGCTCCAGTCGAACAACAACTCGCAGGCTATAATGCCTGTTATTTTTGCTTAGGCGTTTCTTCTATCGGAATGAATGAGGCTGACTATACAAAAATGACATATACATTAACCATGCATGTTGCCGAAACACTTAGCCGCTTAAACAAAGATATGACCTTCTGTTATGTATCGGGTGCTTCTACAGACAGCACAGAAAAAGGAAAGTCTATGTGGGCACGCGTAAAAGGGAAAACAGAAAATGACCTCACCAGACTTCCATTTAAAGATGTATATAATTTCAGGCCGGGCTATATGCAGCCAACACCAGGGCTAAAGAATACGCAGAAATACTATACATACATGAGCTGGATGTATCCGTTTTTAAAGCTGGTTTTTAAAAATTATGTTTCTACCTTGAAAGATGTCGGATTGGCAATGATCCGTGTTACCCTCTTCGGACATAACAAGCAGGTGCTGGAAGTGCCGGATATAAAAGCATTGGCTAAAAAAACACAATTTGTTTAA
- a CDS encoding lmo0937 family membrane protein, producing the protein MGNLLYLIAVILVIAWLIGLFGYNQGGIIHILLVIAIIAVLLRVIRG; encoded by the coding sequence ATGGGAAACTTGCTTTATTTAATTGCTGTGATCTTGGTTATTGCCTGGCTGATCGGATTGTTCGGTTACAATCAGGGCGGTATCATTCATATTTTATTGGTGATTGCAATCATTGCCGTTTTATTACGCGTAATCCGCGGATGA